In Lepus europaeus isolate LE1 chromosome 8, mLepTim1.pri, whole genome shotgun sequence, a single genomic region encodes these proteins:
- the LOC133765590 gene encoding small nuclear ribonucleoprotein E-like, giving the protein MVYCRQGPKMEKLMIQPIDLILSYCERDLAFSGYIIGFDEYMDGAEGIHSKTKARKQLGQITLKGDNITFLQSVSN; this is encoded by the exons ATGGTGTACTGTCGCCAGGGCCCAAAAATGGAGAAGTTGATGATACAGCCAATCGACCTCATCCTCAGCTACTGTGAAAGAGATCTGGCATTCAG TGGCTATATCATAGGCTTTGATGAATACATGGATGGTGCAGAAGGGATTCATTCTAAAACAAAGGCAAGAAAACAACTGGGTCAGATCACGCTGAAAGGAGATAACATTACTTTTCTACAAAGTGTCTCCAACTAG